A region of the Pseudomonadota bacterium genome:
TCACATGAATGAGCGGATGACTTGTCACCTTTTCAACGGTTTCTCTCAGAAATTCCTGTATGTCTGTGCCGTCGAGGGTATGGTAAATATGCTGCAGATTACCTCCAAGCTTATTCTCTTTTTCTATAAGGAAAACCTCAAAGTTCTGGTTGGCAAGTTTTAATGCAGCAGTCATACCGGCAACGCCGCCGCCCACAACAAGCGCCCTTTTATTCACGTCAATTGTTACCTCTTTGAGGGGCTTTATAAAATTGGTGTTCATAACGGCCATTCTCACGAGGGTCTTTGCCTTCTCTGTGGCATCCTCTTTTTCGTGCATATGCACCCATGAACATTGATCCCGTATGTTGGCCATGTCAAAGAGGTATTTGTTAAGCCCTGCCTCGCGGATCGTTGCCCTGAAGAGCGGCTCGTGTGTCCGCGGCGAACAGGAGGCAACAACAACCCTGTTTAGCCTGTATTCGTCGATCATCTTTTTCATCTTGTCCTGCGTGTCCTGAGAACAGGTGAAAAGGTTCTCGTCGGACAGCACCACATTGGGAAGGGTACTTGCGTAACGCTGTACCTCCGGGACATTTACCACGCCCCCGATATTGATACCGCAGTTACAGACAAAAACACCAATCCTTGGTTCTTCAGCATCCACGTCCTTCTCGTCAGGCAGTTCTTTAATAATAAGGTCTTTGCCACGCATATCAGCTATGACGGATCCCGCCTCACATGCGGCGGCGCTTGCCTGCATGACCGTCTCAGGAATATCTTTCGGGGATTCACAGGCGCCACATACAAAAATTCCCTCCCTGGAGGCGAGAAGTACATTTTTAGGGTTGGTCTTGATGAATCCGTACCCGTTAAGCTCAACACCTATTGTTGCTGCAAGGCGCGCAAGGTTCTTTGAGGGCCTCAATCCCACAGAGAGGACAATCAGGTCGAATATTTCCGATTTGAGCTCTCCATCCTCGTCAATATAGGCAATCTCAACATCCTTTGTCTGGCGGTCTTCAAGCACCCTCGATACGAGGGATTTAACATACCTTACCCCGTATTCCTTTCTTGCCCGCTCATAGTACTGGTCGAAGCCCTTCCCGTATGCCCTGATGTCCATGTAAAAGATGGTCGGTTCAATATCGTTCTGATGCTCTCTGGCAATAATGGCCTCTTTCGTTGCATACATACAGCATACAGAAGAACAGTATTCGTTCACCTTGTCCCTGCTGCCCACGCACTGGATAAAGGCGATCTTTTTGGGTATTTTCCCGTCGGAAGGCCTCATTACCACGCTTCCGGTAGGTCCCGTGGCAGAGAGGATTCTTTCAAATTCGACACTGGTAACGACATTTTGATATATACCGTAGCCGAGTTCTTTTTTTGCATGGGCATCATATTCATCGAAGCCGCTTGCAATGATGATGCTTCCCACCTGAACTATTTCTTCAGATGGTCCTTCGAGGTAATCGATTGCTTCAGGCTTGCAGAACTCTTCACAGATCCTGCATCCCAGGCACTTCCTGCAATTGAGGCACCTTTCTGCCTCTTCCATGGCATCCTTCTCGCTCAAAGCAAGGTACACTTCGTCGAAGCCTTTTCGCTTATCTGCCGGTATTTCCGGTATGACAGCCCGCGCCTTCTTTTCTATAAAGGCCGGGACATCTTCCACAAGCTTGTCTTCCTGCGCAAGTCTGCCTTCCTTTAAACCTTTGCCTTCAAGGAACCGCTTGATGGATTCTGCCGCAGTCTGTCCCTGATGGACCGCATCTATTGCCGCTTTCGGTCCTGTAACTGCGTCCCCGCCCGCAAAAACACCTTTTACTGTGGTTTCCAGTGTCACCGGGTCAGTCTTGATCCTGCCGTCCCGGAGAAGCTCTATATTGGCCGGGCCTTTTAAAAACCCCGTATCCATGGCTTGCCCGATGGCGAGAATCACTGTATCGGCATGAAAGCTTTGTGTTGTAAACTCATCATAACAGGGGCTGAACCTTCCCCCTTCGTCAAACACGTCACTGCACCGTTTACATTCTACCCCTGATACGATGCCGTTCGACGTGATAATCCGCTTTGGCCCCCATGTGGTGTGGATTTTAATGCCTTCTTCAACAGCCTGGTCAATCTCCCACGTGTGCGCCGGCATCTCGTCCCATTTCTCAAGGCAAGCCATGTGAACTTCATTCGCTCCAATTCTTTTGGCAGTTAATGCCACATCTATAGCCACATTACCGCCGCCGATGACCAAAACTATTTTTCCGGTCTGTACAGGCTCACCCTTATTCACAGCCCTTAAAAAGTCTATGCCACCAATGACACCTTCTGCGTTTTCATTTTCAATGCCGAGGACTCTGCTGCCGTGGGCGCCAAGCCCGATAAATGTGGCATCAAAGGTATCAAAGATCTCGTCTGCGGGGATATCTTTCCCGACCCTCGTATTGTATGTAACCTCGATGCCCATCTTTTCCACAATGGAAACTTCCCTGGCAAGCTCTTCTTTGGGGAGCCTGTAGGCGGGGATACCAAGATAGAGCATACCACCCAATTTGTCGTGGGCTTCAAAGATCGTAACCGCATACCCGGCCTTCCTGAGGTCAATTGCACAGGCCAGACCTGCCGGCCCTCCGCCAATGATCGCCACCCTTTTATCCTTATCGGGGCCTGTTTCCGGAACAGGTATCTCCCTTTTATCCTTTTCGTAATCGGCCACAAACCGTTTCAAGGCGCAAATTGCAATAGGCTGGTCTGCCTTCCGGCCCCGCAGGCATACCTCCTCGCAGGGGTGGGCGCAAATACGCCCGATAATACCGGGGAACGGCAGCCTTTCTCTTATGAGGTCAAGGGCTTCGAGGAACTTGCCCTCGGCAATGAGGCCCACATAATCACGTGCATTGAGGTTTACAGGACAATGATTCACGCAGGGTGCGATCTCCCTGTCTATCATATATGTGGAAGGGATTGCCTGCGGGAAATTGATAAATGCCGCACTCCTTATTGACAACCCTTCGTTATAGTTGCTATCTACTTCCAACGGACAGCTTTGTGCGCAGAGTGCACAGGATGTACATTTTTCAGGCAATACCCGCCGCGGCCTTCTCTTTAATGTTACCGTGAAGTTACCGGCCGCACCCTCAAGACCCACCACCTCGGTATTCATGAGAAGCTCTATGTTGGGATTCCTTCCAACCTCCACAAGTTTCGGGGCCATGATACACATGGAACAGTCATTGGTTGGGAAGGTCTTGTCGAGCTGAGACATATTCCCGCCAATATTCGGTTTTTCATCGGCAAGGTAAACCCGGAAACCTGACTCAACAAGATTAAGGGATGCCTCCATCCCGCCAATGCCGCCACCGATAACAAGGACCTTGCCTATCTTATCCGCCATATCTTAAACCTGCCGTTGAATACGTGCGAGTTCTGTAAAATGTATCAAGATATTTTCCTCCGAAACTTCGGGTCTCTTCCATCGTGTCCGGCTATCTCCACCAGGTTTTTTCTCATCATTTCCTTTATATGGGTAAACACCCTGTCTTTTTCAATGCCCAGTTTTTCAGAAAGACCTGATACTGTACCCGCACTCTGTGATAACACCTCAAGTATACGCGCCCTCTCAAATGTAGTATCGAGCAGGGGGTTAAAAACGAGCGAGAACTGCCTGTCAGTAAAACGTTCACCATATACGTTTCCTTCTTTCAGGGCATCCTTCTTTCCTATGAGCCGCTCAAGTCGCGCCGCTCCGTCAGGATCATATGCCCTGATAAATGTTATTTTCTCTGTAATTTCTTTCAGTTCATCCATCATGTATTCGCTCTTTTCACCTTCTTCACCACTCCATCCACCGGTATGATGTGCGACCCGCTGCCGGAAAGCTTTCCAAAGAGGGCAAGTTCAAAAACCTCGGACAAAAACAGGACGGGCAGATTATCCTCAGCCGTCCCGAGATAGGGCAAGAGGTCAAGGTTCATCTGGCAAAGCGGACAAGAGGTTACAATCATGTCTGCCCCGACTGCACGGGCCATATCCATAATCTTACTCGATAATCTTAACGTAGTGTCTTTGTTTGTGAGGGTTTTGCTTGCACCACAGCATTCCATTTTAAAAGGCCATTTTACAAGTTCTGTCCCCACTGCCCAGAGGAGGGTATCCATGCTCACGGGGTCTTCAACATCATCGAAGGCCTTCACACCTGGGATCCTTGTCAGGACGCACCCGTAATAGGGGACAACCTTTATGGCAGAAAGGTTGTGTTGTATCCCCCTGGCGATTCGCTCAATCCCGACATAATCGTGAAATACTTCAATGATATTTTTTATCTCTATCGTACCGAGACACTGAAGGGGGGATATCAGTTTGTTGACTTCTTCTCTCAGTTCTTTATCTTTGAGCATCTTCTCATTGGTAATCCTGGACCTATTGTAGCAGGCTGAACAAGGCGCAAAGAAATGGTTGCCGTCGGCTTCCGCCATGGCTATATTCCTCGCAGCAAGGGCGTGCGCAAGCATTTCATCCACTGTGTGCGCAGCAGAGGCCCCGCAACAGGACCAATCGCCCAATTCCTTCAACCCGATCCCGTAAAAAGAGAATACCTCTTTGATCGATGCTTCGTAGAATTTACTCGATGTTTTTAATGAACATCCGGGGTAGTAGGTCAGCGTTGCCATAGTCAAGGTTTTGAGTTTTGAGTTTTGAGTTTTGAGTTAAACACCCCAACAGAAAACTTACCGATGTTCTGCGTTTTAAAATCCGCAATCCGCAATCCGCAATCCGCAATCCGCATTTTACCTTTTACCTTTCACCTTCCCACCTTCTATCTTCTCGAATATCTCCCTCAACTGCTTCCTGTCCTTCACGTTATGCGGGAGGATGCCCATCCTCCCTTTTAAAAACATGCCTATACCCATCTTTGTATCACTGAAAAGGTCTCTCTTTGCCAGCTTGTAGCGCATGATCGCCTCCAGTTCATGGAGTTTTCCGTGCTTTCTCACGCTGTCCAGAAAGAAACTGTCAAAGAGCCACGTGTCTTTGTCTGCTTCACGATGCTCTTTTACCGATATTTTCCGCAACGCGTCAAAGACATGGGCAACATCTATATCATTGGGGCATCTGACACTGCATGTTACGCATTGCAGGCATGTCCAGATGGTTTTCGATGCGAGAACCTTCTCCCTGTTGCCAAGTATGATGTGTCGTATGATCCTGTGTGGGAGTACATCCATTTCGGCTGCCACAGGGCAGCCATTTGTGCACTTATAGCACTGGTAGCATGTTGATATGCTCTCTCCCGATGCCTCCTCTGTTTCATGCAAAAATTCCAGGTTGTCCATGTAACCTTAAAAAAACCTCATGAATGTATTATAATGCAGTGCGTGGTAGAATGGAAGACAAGACATAATCCCCTGTCGTCCACTCCTCGTTCATCGTAAGCGTTGCTGCACTGCTGGAAAGTACGGAAAGCTTTACAGCGCCGATGGTACGGTATACCTCTTCCGGCTGACGCCTTTTCCCATCCACCGTGAGCAGGTGCTCATCAATAGATATGCCAAAAAGTCTCTCATTTTCTTTAAGATAGGGGAGGATAAGCTCCCAGTCACGCCCGTTGAAAGGAAGAATCTGCCCGCCGTTTAATTGCTCTGGAACAATCCTGCCATAGGGGTCACGGACAAAGATGGCTCCACCGGATGCTAATGAAAAGATGTTTGATCCGGAGTAGGGTGTCTCCTGTGGAATCACATTTCCGTCAATGTCGAAGGTTAATGCATTCAGGATGACAAAGCCGCCGCCGCTGTAAGGGTCTCCTGCCATGAAGGATTCTGCAAGGAAATCAAGCGCTGTGCCGTTGATGATAACCCTCGGTTTTCCCACTGCATTGATGAGCGGACGGCCTGCGGCATTTCCCATAACATAGACCTCGCCGCCTTTTGCACCATACATGAAGGTCTGCCCGACATCGCCGTACACAACGAGCTTACCTGATTTTAAAATCTGCCCCAGTTGGTCCTGGGCGTTGCCGTGAACGTACATTTCAAGCCCGTCTATGCCGGATGCAAAGTAGTCACCGCTGGAGTTATAGACATCAATGCGCACACCTTTTGTCTGGGGACCGAAACCGCATCCGAGGAAGCGCTGACCGCGGTGACCGAAACAGATGAATTGCCTCCAGCCGAGCCGGTATGCATCAGATATAATGCGCGCAAAGGAATCATCACCTTCAGGCTGGAATAGGCCTGCATCTGCCACGAGCACCTCTTCGCCTGGCACCGGTGCACGAAGTTTCTCGCGGGATGCAAAATCTATCCGTGCATAACGCCCTGCCGGTGCTCCATTCAGAAGGGGCACCGACCGGAAGGTCGTATCAAGGGAATTGAGAATCATCTGTAAGATCGAGCGGCGTCTTTTGCTACCCGTTGAGTATCGACGGTCAAGCAACAGGGTAAGGAGTTCAATAACAGGGCCTTTAATGCGTTCATTTTCTGCCAGAACAGTAAGGTGGTTGAGCATAGTAAGCATATCCCCATAATCCCACGATACAATATTCTTTTTGAGTGATATAAAGAGTTCAGCGGTTTTGCCTTGAGAAAGTTTTTTCTCAACCTCGCCAACCAGATCAATGTCAATGATTGAAAGAGGCTGTTCCTTTGTAAAATCACAAGGGACTTGCTTTTTCGGCACATCAATAACCCGTCCGAACTTATCGGTGCACGTAAGGTCCATATGCCCTGGTGAGGATTCTTTAATGGTAAATATAAAAGAACCGCCATCCGTATAGCTGCCGCCGCGGGCATTCCAGTACTGGTCGGCCACCGTTCCGAACCGCGGGTCTTCCTTTGCAAGGCTTTCGAGCGTTGCATCAATGGCCTGTTTCTCAGAGCAGATAAGACCGATTTCCACATCTCCTTTCTGCAAAGCAAAGACCTGGGGCCGCAGCATTGCTGTATCTGTGATACCAATAAGCTGAAACTGTTTGTTGCGGACATCGGTGCGGGCAATGATAAAAAACCATGGACCATCAGGCGAACCGTGAATATGCGCAGCCTGAATCTGTCTGTATATACGCTGCTTTTCAACGGAAAGCTTATCAAAGTCCATTTCTGAGGTGGGCGCTAAGGCCTCGATGATATACTCGAGGGGATATCCGTATACCCTGTTCAGGAGGTCAAAGACCTGTACGGAAACCTCTGTATCGGTGAGGAACAAGGGGTAAATATTTCTCTGTTTCAGATATTCGGAGACAGAGTAGTAATTGGCAAAGTCACCATTGTGCACAAGCGCCTCATCCAGCCCGATAAAGGGATGGGCACCACCGGGATGCCATACACGACCTTTCGTGGGGTAGCGCTGGTGGGCAATCCATATATGCGCATCAAAATTGTCGAGTTTGTAGTACCGGGCCACCTGTTCAGCGTATCCTACGATCTTCAGTATCATCATATTCCTGCCGTGGGAGAGGACAAAGGCCCTCTTCTCACCAAGGGAGCTGTAAAGGGCAAGGTTAAGCCGGTAAGTATTCTGATAGATAAATTCCTCTTCTGCCTTATCTGCCGGCAGCATCTCCAGATTGCGTTCTTTCCGAAAATGGGCGAGAACTTCGGGCTTCACGCGCACAAAGTACCGTTTCACCTGAGGAGGCTTTACCTCAAGTCCCGGCATATCCCTGTAATCGTCAATGGTGTCCAGGAACGATTCATGGTCGACACGGAAGTGGGGACGGATAAAGCGTGCTTCCATCTCGGGTAATACCGATTCATCGAGAAGGGCAATCTGAAGGAGAAAATCATTATCCAGTATCTCCTGGCTTACACCGAGTTTGTCCGGGGTTAAACCTACAGCGGCAAGACCGCCGCCCTTTCCGTTACCACGATTGTGCATCTGCACCGAAGGCTCATATATATGCCGCCCGCTCACCGGTATGCTGCAGGCAAACCCCGTGACGCCGCAACCGCCTTCCTCTGCCTCTATGCCACCCTGTTTCACAAGGTTCCCGGCATCCCGGAGATGGTAACGTGCATCAATCATTGCCTGAGCTATGTTTTTATGTCTCATGTCAAAACCTCTCAAGTTCTCCTTCAATCTCTTCCTGTTTTATATAATCAAGGTGGGCGAGAACATCGAAACGCCCCACCAGCTCTGATACGCTCTTCATGCCAAGCTTCTTCAGTATAGCAATAAGCTGATGGCGCCATGCCATATACATATTGATGATGCGCTGGCTACCCCATTCAAGTTCCATAAGGCCCGTAAGTTCTTCGTCCGTTGTGGCAATGCCCCGTGCGCAACCCCGGCCCGATTCACAGTGGTGACAGCGGATGCACTCAAGGGCAACAAGATCGGCAGTACCGAGGCAAACTCCATCGGCGCCCATGGCAATAGCCTTTGCCATGTCATAGGCCGTGCGAATGCCACCGCTTGCTATAATCGTTATCTTGTCCCTGATCCCTTCTGTCAGGAGGAATTTGTGAACCTTGGGAAGTGCGTACTCAATGGGCATGGCGATATTCTTTTTTGCTATATCGGGGGCAGCGCCTGTCCCGCCGTAGCTTCCGTCGAGTTGAACAATATGAGCTCCGGCATAGTAGCTTCCCACGGTTACCATATCCACATCGGTAGGTGTCGATACCTTCACCGACACGAGGGCCTTGGAATTGGTCTCCTTAATCCAGTCCACATGTTTCTTGTGATCTTCAACCGAGTAAACGCTGTGGAACGGAAAAGGGGAAAAGAGCGCACTGCCTTGTACGGCCTCGCGCATCTGTGCAACACGGGGGGTCACTTTATCTCCCAGCAGGTGTCCGCCGAGACCGGGTTTTGCACCCTGGGCATATTTGAACTCCACAATACGGACCCTTTTGATCGTTTCTTCCCGTACACCAAAAAGTCCGGTTGCTACCTGTGTAATGATGTGGTCGTCGTAGTCCATGAGCTCTTCAGGGTAGCCCCCTTCACCAGTGCAGCAGAAGGTGCCCAGCGCTACGGCAGCCCTGACACGGGAAAGCATCGTTATGATACTTACCGAGCCGAAAGACATGCCCCCCAAATAAAAGGGCACGGGAATCGTTATCTTTGGGCGGGAATCGTCCGAACGGTTCAACTCGATTGCTGTCGATACGTCCTCAAATCCCTCCTCGTTCCCCCTGTTTTCCTTTGGGAATATGAAACGGAGTTTATCAAAGCCGCCCTCTGAATCACCCGTTTTGTAATTCAAGTCCTGATGCGGAATCTCGCCGGTCTCTGCCATATGCCAGGTGCTGGCAAGGAGGTCGCCAGTCCACCGTCTGTCACCCAGTATCTCAAAGGCAGGATTGACCGTCACGGTGATGGCCTTTTCAGGACACCTGTTTACGCAATAGAATTCGTTTGTGCTGCACGTAAACCCGGTACAGAAATGGTCACAGGCCGCCTTCGGCCATTTTGCACCTTTTTTATAGACACCATAAGGGCAGAGCTCAATACATAACCCGCAGTTGTTACAGGATCTGTTTATTGCAATGCGGTATCTGCCAAGGGCATTCCTGAAGCGGCTCGGGATTTCCTTTACACTTGGAAAATCAAATTTCTGCGGTTCGAATGACATTAGCTCAACCCCTTTTGCCCATAGTGGCGAAGATTTCTTTTTCGAGGTCTTCAAAAAACATGGCACGACCCATCTCGCCCCGTAAGCGCCGCACCTCGCGCATTCCCATAGCGCCCAAAATTTCAAGAAGCTGGTTATGCCACCCTGCCATAAGGTTCCTTATTCTCGCGGAACCCCAGGCAGGATCAACCTGGTCAATTTCTACGGGACATGCAATACCTTCTTTACAACGGCGGCAAACCCTGCACTCCATTGCTACGAGAAGCGGTATATCTATTGTAAGCGCATCGGCTCCACATATAATCAGTTTCGCCATATGCTCTGCCATGGCAATACCTCCGCTTGCGATGAGTGTGATCTGATCACGTACCCCTTCCTCCACTAAGCGAAGGTGGATTTCCTTCACGCGTTCTTTTATAAAGAGCGGTTGATCGACCTCTTCAAGACCGTATTCATCGGCATAAAGATGAAGGACCTCGGCCCCTTCCTGTCCGGTAAGTTGAAGCGCCCGTTCTGATGCCTTTGAGTTTAATGGCATTCTAATAATAACCACGAGCTGCGGATTTTCCTCTTTCAGCATGGCCTGGACAGCCATAGCGTTCTCACTGTCCGGTATCTCAATCATACGGAGTCTTTTAATCAGTTCAGGGGGAAGATTTTCCGGCTTCCCATCAACATGAACAATGATATGCGGGAGATATTTTTCCAAATCAGGGGTGAGGTCTGACTGCCTGACCACGGTAAAAGTGCCCAATGATTGTGCGCACTCAAGGAGTGAAAGGTTTATCTTTTCGCGTGGAGGAGACCATGGCAATATGTCAAAAATGACCGGCAATGGTATCTCTACAAGGGGCGGAGCAGGAGAAACAATCGATCCGTCAGGCCCGAACTCAAGGAACATGAGCTTACGACCCAGGTCAACGTTTGTGCTGATATATTCGCGTCCGTGGATGCCGTCCCGTGTGGGCCGAACAATCTCGGACATATCTGTCCACATGGCGTCAAATCCTGGACCGGAGAACGGACCACCATAGCCGCCCCCTGAGACCGGTATTCGGCCTGTCTCTGCTTGAAACCAGAGGCTTGAGATAATCTCCGGCGTCCAGTAATGATCCCCTAAAACCTTATAGGTGGGGTTAAGGCCCTTCTGAATCAGCCTGTTAGGACAGTTTTGCACGCACCTGAAACAGTCCTGACACTCACTGTCAAGGGTATCGAGCATCTGTCGGGTATCGAGGTTCCGTTTTTCATAGACTTTATAAACGCACTCTTTCTTTACGCACCGGGCACATCTAAGACATCCTTCCTCCCAGGCTATTACACCGGATTTTGTAATAGCCTGGAATCTGTTAGGTACCGGTGATGTATGGATATTGTATTTTGGAGGCATATCGTCACTCCTCTTACACTTGGGGCCGTGGAAAAAGTTTGGCCGCTTCTATTAATTGTGGAACCGCTTCTTCCCACTCGATCGCCATGATATGGACCCCGTGAACGCCCTGGGCCTCTTTCAATGCCTGGATGGTCTCAATAGCTATCTTAAGCCCCTCCTGACGCTGTTCCCTGGCCGGTATGGATTTCATCCGGTTGATTATCTCATCGGGGACATCCATGCCTGCCACCTGTTTACTCATAAATTCTGCCATACGGGCAGATTTTAACGGCGTGATACCGCCCAATATATACACCTTTTCGTCAAGGCCAAGGTCTCTGACCTTATCCATCCACTCATTGAAGCGTGTGAGATTGTATATGCACTGTGTCTGGATAAACTCTGCACCGGC
Encoded here:
- a CDS encoding FAD-dependent oxidoreductase, whose protein sequence is MADKIGKVLVIGGGIGGMEASLNLVESGFRVYLADEKPNIGGNMSQLDKTFPTNDCSMCIMAPKLVEVGRNPNIELLMNTEVVGLEGAAGNFTVTLKRRPRRVLPEKCTSCALCAQSCPLEVDSNYNEGLSIRSAAFINFPQAIPSTYMIDREIAPCVNHCPVNLNARDYVGLIAEGKFLEALDLIRERLPFPGIIGRICAHPCEEVCLRGRKADQPIAICALKRFVADYEKDKREIPVPETGPDKDKRVAIIGGGPAGLACAIDLRKAGYAVTIFEAHDKLGGMLYLGIPAYRLPKEELAREVSIVEKMGIEVTYNTRVGKDIPADEIFDTFDATFIGLGAHGSRVLGIENENAEGVIGGIDFLRAVNKGEPVQTGKIVLVIGGGNVAIDVALTAKRIGANEVHMACLEKWDEMPAHTWEIDQAVEEGIKIHTTWGPKRIITSNGIVSGVECKRCSDVFDEGGRFSPCYDEFTTQSFHADTVILAIGQAMDTGFLKGPANIELLRDGRIKTDPVTLETTVKGVFAGGDAVTGPKAAIDAVHQGQTAAESIKRFLEGKGLKEGRLAQEDKLVEDVPAFIEKKARAVIPEIPADKRKGFDEVYLALSEKDAMEEAERCLNCRKCLGCRICEEFCKPEAIDYLEGPSEEIVQVGSIIIASGFDEYDAHAKKELGYGIYQNVVTSVEFERILSATGPTGSVVMRPSDGKIPKKIAFIQCVGSRDKVNEYCSSVCCMYATKEAIIAREHQNDIEPTIFYMDIRAYGKGFDQYYERARKEYGVRYVKSLVSRVLEDRQTKDVEIAYIDEDGELKSEIFDLIVLSVGLRPSKNLARLAATIGVELNGYGFIKTNPKNVLLASREGIFVCGACESPKDIPETVMQASAAACEAGSVIADMRGKDLIIKELPDEKDVDAEEPRIGVFVCNCGINIGGVVNVPEVQRYASTLPNVVLSDENLFTCSQDTQDKMKKMIDEYRLNRVVVASCSPRTHEPLFRATIREAGLNKYLFDMANIRDQCSWVHMHEKEDATEKAKTLVRMAVMNTNFIKPLKEVTIDVNKRALVVGGGVAGMTAALKLANQNFEVFLIEKENKLGGNLQHIYHTLDGTDIQEFLRETVEKVTSHPLIHVKMNATVVEHSGFKGNFKTVVGSHRQVPIEHLTSEHCELEGEAPRALLVEGATPLRGQAQAPVTIEHGIIVVATGGQEFKPMGKYLYGEDRRILTQAELEKQIIEERLPLFKRCTMIQCVGSRDEERPYCSRVCCSTAIKNAITLKERNPDGDVVILYRDIRTYGFLEKYYLHARRLGVRFIRYDIENPPTLELKDGLLYMTCHDPSIMEQIIFETDLVALSSAIVPGDNQGLATLLKVPRTNEGFFLEAHMKLRPVDFASDGMFLCGLAHSPKNIQESITQAEGAVARAITILSKEKMAVGGVVAHVEGEKCAACLTCVRVCPYSVPVINTKGEAEIDISKCKGCGSCAAECPAKAIDLMHYTDVQLTEKVKALCVGI
- a CDS encoding helix-turn-helix domain-containing protein, giving the protein MMDELKEITEKITFIRAYDPDGAARLERLIGKKDALKEGNVYGERFTDRQFSLVFNPLLDTTFERARILEVLSQSAGTVSGLSEKLGIEKDRVFTHIKEMMRKNLVEIAGHDGRDPKFRRKIS
- a CDS encoding CoB--CoM heterodisulfide reductase iron-sulfur subunit B family protein, which codes for MATLTYYPGCSLKTSSKFYEASIKEVFSFYGIGLKELGDWSCCGASAAHTVDEMLAHALAARNIAMAEADGNHFFAPCSACYNRSRITNEKMLKDKELREEVNKLISPLQCLGTIEIKNIIEVFHDYVGIERIARGIQHNLSAIKVVPYYGCVLTRIPGVKAFDDVEDPVSMDTLLWAVGTELVKWPFKMECCGASKTLTNKDTTLRLSSKIMDMARAVGADMIVTSCPLCQMNLDLLPYLGTAEDNLPVLFLSEVFELALFGKLSGSGSHIIPVDGVVKKVKRANT
- a CDS encoding 4Fe-4S dicluster domain-containing protein, whose product is MDNLEFLHETEEASGESISTCYQCYKCTNGCPVAAEMDVLPHRIIRHIILGNREKVLASKTIWTCLQCVTCSVRCPNDIDVAHVFDALRKISVKEHREADKDTWLFDSFFLDSVRKHGKLHELEAIMRYKLAKRDLFSDTKMGIGMFLKGRMGILPHNVKDRKQLREIFEKIEGGKVKGKR
- a CDS encoding glutamate synthase, with translation MRHKNIAQAMIDARYHLRDAGNLVKQGGIEAEEGGCGVTGFACSIPVSGRHIYEPSVQMHNRGNGKGGGLAAVGLTPDKLGVSQEILDNDFLLQIALLDESVLPEMEARFIRPHFRVDHESFLDTIDDYRDMPGLEVKPPQVKRYFVRVKPEVLAHFRKERNLEMLPADKAEEEFIYQNTYRLNLALYSSLGEKRAFVLSHGRNMMILKIVGYAEQVARYYKLDNFDAHIWIAHQRYPTKGRVWHPGGAHPFIGLDEALVHNGDFANYYSVSEYLKQRNIYPLFLTDTEVSVQVFDLLNRVYGYPLEYIIEALAPTSEMDFDKLSVEKQRIYRQIQAAHIHGSPDGPWFFIIARTDVRNKQFQLIGITDTAMLRPQVFALQKGDVEIGLICSEKQAIDATLESLAKEDPRFGTVADQYWNARGGSYTDGGSFIFTIKESSPGHMDLTCTDKFGRVIDVPKKQVPCDFTKEQPLSIIDIDLVGEVEKKLSQGKTAELFISLKKNIVSWDYGDMLTMLNHLTVLAENERIKGPVIELLTLLLDRRYSTGSKRRRSILQMILNSLDTTFRSVPLLNGAPAGRYARIDFASREKLRAPVPGEEVLVADAGLFQPEGDDSFARIISDAYRLGWRQFICFGHRGQRFLGCGFGPQTKGVRIDVYNSSGDYFASGIDGLEMYVHGNAQDQLGQILKSGKLVVYGDVGQTFMYGAKGGEVYVMGNAAGRPLINAVGKPRVIINGTALDFLAESFMAGDPYSGGGFVILNALTFDIDGNVIPQETPYSGSNIFSLASGGAIFVRDPYGRIVPEQLNGGQILPFNGRDWELILPYLKENERLFGISIDEHLLTVDGKRRQPEEVYRTIGAVKLSVLSSSAATLTMNEEWTTGDYVLSSILPRTAL
- a CDS encoding glutamate synthase-related protein translates to MSFEPQKFDFPSVKEIPSRFRNALGRYRIAINRSCNNCGLCIELCPYGVYKKGAKWPKAACDHFCTGFTCSTNEFYCVNRCPEKAITVTVNPAFEILGDRRWTGDLLASTWHMAETGEIPHQDLNYKTGDSEGGFDKLRFIFPKENRGNEEGFEDVSTAIELNRSDDSRPKITIPVPFYLGGMSFGSVSIITMLSRVRAAVALGTFCCTGEGGYPEELMDYDDHIITQVATGLFGVREETIKRVRIVEFKYAQGAKPGLGGHLLGDKVTPRVAQMREAVQGSALFSPFPFHSVYSVEDHKKHVDWIKETNSKALVSVKVSTPTDVDMVTVGSYYAGAHIVQLDGSYGGTGAAPDIAKKNIAMPIEYALPKVHKFLLTEGIRDKITIIASGGIRTAYDMAKAIAMGADGVCLGTADLVALECIRCHHCESGRGCARGIATTDEELTGLMELEWGSQRIINMYMAWRHQLIAILKKLGMKSVSELVGRFDVLAHLDYIKQEEIEGELERF
- a CDS encoding glutamate synthase-related protein gives rise to the protein MPPKYNIHTSPVPNRFQAITKSGVIAWEEGCLRCARCVKKECVYKVYEKRNLDTRQMLDTLDSECQDCFRCVQNCPNRLIQKGLNPTYKVLGDHYWTPEIISSLWFQAETGRIPVSGGGYGGPFSGPGFDAMWTDMSEIVRPTRDGIHGREYISTNVDLGRKLMFLEFGPDGSIVSPAPPLVEIPLPVIFDILPWSPPREKINLSLLECAQSLGTFTVVRQSDLTPDLEKYLPHIIVHVDGKPENLPPELIKRLRMIEIPDSENAMAVQAMLKEENPQLVVIIRMPLNSKASERALQLTGQEGAEVLHLYADEYGLEEVDQPLFIKERVKEIHLRLVEEGVRDQITLIASGGIAMAEHMAKLIICGADALTIDIPLLVAMECRVCRRCKEGIACPVEIDQVDPAWGSARIRNLMAGWHNQLLEILGAMGMREVRRLRGEMGRAMFFEDLEKEIFATMGKRG